A genomic segment from Deltaproteobacteria bacterium CG11_big_fil_rev_8_21_14_0_20_49_13 encodes:
- a CDS encoding tyrosine phenol-lyase, whose translation MNNTPMAEPFKIKMVEPIKMTTREYRSKAIKEAGYNTFLLKSEDVWIDLLTDSGTSAMSDNQWAGMMLGDEAYAGSRNFYNLEKTIQDVYGFKHVVPTHQGRGAEHILSKCLIKSGDYIPGNMYFTTTRLHQEMAGGTFVDVIVDEAHEPDVDHPFKGNIDLGKLEKLVGQVGAKRVPYISVQTCVNMAGGQPVSIENLKQVRAFCTKHGIKMVLDNTRTIENAQFIKDREKGYENKSIKEIVREICSCFDACTMSAKKDSLVNIGGFLAMNDKDFYTKASGMCVIFEGLHTYGGMAGRDMEAVSRGIHESIDDNHIAWRISQVRYLGDKLLRAGVPIVVPIGGHGIFLDAKRFLPHLKQDQFPAQALAAELYTGSGVRAMERGIVSSGRDKKTGDHKYPKLELVRLTIPRRVYTNSHMDVVADAVIKLYENRKNIKGLKMVFEPEDLRFFQARFEPL comes from the coding sequence ATGAATAACACACCGATGGCAGAGCCTTTTAAGATCAAAATGGTCGAACCCATCAAGATGACGACCAGAGAATATCGTTCAAAGGCGATAAAAGAGGCCGGTTACAACACCTTCCTTTTAAAAAGCGAGGATGTCTGGATAGACCTTTTGACCGATTCCGGCACCTCGGCCATGAGCGATAACCAGTGGGCAGGAATGATGTTGGGCGACGAGGCCTATGCCGGAAGCAGGAACTTCTACAACTTAGAAAAGACCATTCAGGACGTTTACGGTTTCAAGCACGTGGTCCCCACACATCAGGGCCGCGGCGCCGAACATATCTTGAGCAAATGCCTCATCAAGTCCGGCGACTATATCCCCGGCAACATGTATTTCACGACCACGCGCCTGCATCAGGAGATGGCCGGCGGGACCTTTGTCGATGTCATCGTAGATGAGGCGCACGAACCAGACGTTGATCATCCGTTCAAGGGAAACATCGACCTTGGGAAACTTGAAAAGCTGGTGGGCCAGGTGGGCGCAAAAAGGGTCCCCTACATCAGCGTTCAGACCTGCGTTAACATGGCGGGCGGCCAGCCGGTGTCTATCGAGAACCTAAAACAGGTCCGCGCGTTCTGCACAAAGCACGGGATAAAAATGGTCCTTGATAATACGCGCACGATCGAAAACGCGCAATTCATCAAAGATCGTGAAAAGGGATATGAAAACAAATCCATTAAAGAGATAGTCCGCGAGATCTGCTCATGTTTTGACGCCTGCACAATGAGCGCCAAGAAAGACTCGCTCGTTAATATCGGCGGCTTCCTTGCAATGAACGATAAGGATTTCTATACCAAGGCCAGCGGCATGTGCGTCATCTTTGAGGGGCTTCATACATACGGCGGCATGGCAGGACGTGACATGGAAGCCGTTTCGCGCGGTATCCATGAATCTATAGATGATAACCATATTGCGTGGAGGATCTCGCAGGTAAGATACCTGGGAGATAAACTGCTTCGCGCCGGAGTCCCTATCGTCGTCCCCATCGGCGGCCACGGAATATTCCTCGATGCCAAGAGATTCCTGCCCCACTTAAAACAGGACCAGTTCCCGGCACAGGCTCTGGCGGCGGAACTTTATACTGGATCGGGTGTTCGCGCAATGGAGCGCGGCATTGTTTCTTCCGGACGCGACAAAAAGACCGGTGACCACAAATATCCAAAACTGGAGCTTGTAAGGCTCACCATCCCCCGAAGGGTCTATACGAACTCGCACATGGACGTGGTTGCCGACGCGGTCATCAAGCTCTACGAGAACCGCAAGAATATTAAAGGCCTCAAAATGGTCTTTGAGCCGGAAGACCTTCGCTTCTTTCAGGCAAGGTTCGAACCTCTCTAA
- a CDS encoding reactive intermediate/imine deaminase (has endoribonuclease activity on mRNA), producing the protein MKPINTEKAPKAVGPYSQAIKTGNLIFCSGQIPIDPTTNELKLFEGDVAAQTTLALSNLKAVLASQGLTLSNVVKTGVFLADMNDFAKMNEVYAKEFGEHKPARACIQAARLPKDVRVEIEAIAEI; encoded by the coding sequence ATGAAACCGATAAATACAGAAAAAGCCCCCAAGGCCGTAGGTCCTTATTCGCAGGCGATAAAGACGGGAAATCTTATTTTCTGCTCCGGTCAGATACCCATCGACCCGACAACGAACGAGCTAAAGCTATTTGAAGGCGATGTGGCCGCTCAAACCACCTTAGCGCTTTCAAATCTGAAGGCCGTTCTGGCGTCCCAGGGTCTGACCCTTTCGAATGTCGTGAAAACGGGCGTTTTTCTTGCGGATATGAACGATTTTGCCAAGATGAACGAGGTCTATGCGAAAGAATTCGGCGAACACAAACCTGCGCGCGCCTGCATCCAGGCGGCAAGGCTCCCCAAAGATGTCCGGGTCGAGATCGAAGCGATAGCAGAAATCTAA
- a CDS encoding diguanylate cyclase, with amino-acid sequence MLSYIAKRLLLIVPTFIGITIITFAIIQLAPGDPVSLKMQTGGPGLKTEAFAKTVIAETKKLYGLDKPLHVQYGLWMKRMFTLDFGDSFKDHRPVMDKIVETLPITLTLNIISIFIIYIISIPLGIFSALHPKSLMDKLTTFSLFVLYSLPSFWVATLLIVFLGGGDYFNWFPIVGFMSDGAESLPWYGLVGNIAWHLVLPVTCLVYGGLAFLSRFSRASILEVIRQDYIRTARAKGLSELTVIGKHALRNAMIPLLTLMSTLLPALLGGSVIIEQIFSIPGMGRLSFESVLARDYPTIMAIAAIDASLTLISILIADIMYVVVDPRISFEGK; translated from the coding sequence ATGCTGAGCTATATTGCCAAAAGACTGCTTTTGATCGTCCCGACCTTCATCGGGATCACCATAATCACGTTCGCCATCATTCAGCTGGCGCCCGGTGATCCGGTATCTCTAAAGATGCAGACGGGCGGCCCCGGACTTAAGACCGAGGCGTTCGCAAAAACGGTCATCGCCGAGACCAAAAAGCTCTATGGCCTGGATAAGCCGCTTCATGTTCAGTACGGCCTGTGGATGAAAAGGATGTTCACGCTCGATTTTGGCGATTCCTTCAAGGACCACAGGCCGGTGATGGACAAGATAGTCGAGACACTTCCGATAACGCTTACGCTGAACATTATCTCGATATTCATCATATACATAATATCCATACCTTTGGGTATATTCTCGGCGCTTCATCCCAAAAGTCTCATGGATAAACTTACAACATTTTCTTTGTTCGTTCTTTATTCGCTCCCCTCTTTCTGGGTGGCGACGCTTTTGATAGTCTTTTTGGGGGGCGGTGATTATTTCAACTGGTTCCCGATAGTAGGTTTTATGTCAGATGGTGCAGAGTCGCTTCCATGGTACGGACTTGTCGGCAACATAGCCTGGCACCTTGTCCTGCCGGTCACGTGTCTTGTCTACGGCGGGCTTGCTTTTCTTTCGCGATTTTCAAGGGCGTCTATTTTAGAGGTGATAAGGCAGGATTATATAAGAACAGCGCGTGCGAAGGGACTTTCTGAACTGACGGTCATCGGGAAACATGCGCTTCGTAATGCCATGATACCGCTTTTGACCCTTATGAGCACGCTGCTTCCGGCGCTCCTGGGCGGAAGCGTTATAATAGAACAGATATTCTCTATCCCAGGAATGGGGAGGCTCTCTTTTGAGTCGGTGCTTGCTCGCGACTATCCGACCATAATGGCGATAGCGGCGATAGATGCATCACTGACGCTGATAAGTATATTGATAGCGGATATCATGTATGTGGTCGTAGATCCGAGGATCAGTTTCGAAGGTAAATGA
- a CDS encoding peptide-binding protein, producing MNLLERNKLGSRLRPVLSGLARTVLFALILILSCTFKVAKDPGVLIMQINSEPGILNPILATDSNAYQVLGYIYETLLDLDNETLEYKPLLAESWEVSEDHHTYTFNLRKDVKWQDGYPFTADDIIYSYSVIMDPKVDAAVYRAGLGDIENVEKLSDHSVKFVYKKPYFRGLLVCGGISIVPKHIFDDGTDFNKHPANRNPIGTGPYIFKEWKTKRKIVLESNGSYWKKPPELKGLVFQIIEDSTVPLQQLKKGEIDMAELRAIQWERSTGSRAFNARFNKVKYYLPQYSYIGWNIKKPFFSDARVRRAMSMMIDKQKILEKLSFGLGIVVEGPQYYFSDSYGHNIKPDPFDPKAAAKLLDEAGWIDHDGDGIRDKDGIPFKFDYCYVASSVSASRIGTMLREDLSKTGIVMNMKGLEFNALIKVIDERSFDAITLAWSVPFENDPYQLWHSSQIEDGSNYVGFSNKEADEVIEAIRVEFDKEKRDELYKRLQMILHIEQPYTFLFNPATLLAYSKRFTNVKLYKVGVDIREWGIDTTVVSE from the coding sequence ATGAATCTTTTAGAGCGAAACAAACTCGGTTCTCGACTTCGCCCCGTTTTGAGCGGCCTTGCCCGAACAGTATTGTTCGCTTTGATCTTAATCTTATCCTGCACTTTTAAGGTGGCCAAGGACCCCGGCGTCCTTATCATGCAGATCAATTCCGAACCCGGGATCTTGAACCCCATACTTGCGACCGATTCCAACGCCTATCAGGTGCTAGGATATATCTATGAAACGCTTTTGGACCTCGATAATGAAACGCTTGAATACAAGCCTCTCCTTGCGGAGAGCTGGGAGGTTTCAGAGGACCATCATACCTACACGTTTAATCTAAGAAAGGACGTCAAGTGGCAGGATGGCTACCCGTTCACGGCGGACGATATTATCTACTCGTACAGCGTGATAATGGACCCAAAAGTGGATGCCGCGGTATACAGGGCAGGGCTTGGTGACATTGAAAATGTAGAAAAACTCTCTGACCATTCGGTCAAGTTCGTATATAAAAAACCATATTTCAGGGGGCTCCTTGTCTGCGGCGGGATATCAATAGTCCCAAAACATATCTTTGACGACGGGACCGATTTTAACAAACATCCCGCCAATCGTAATCCGATCGGAACGGGCCCCTACATTTTTAAAGAATGGAAGACCAAACGAAAGATAGTTCTGGAGAGCAACGGGTCCTACTGGAAGAAGCCGCCGGAGCTCAAAGGCCTTGTCTTTCAGATAATAGAGGATTCGACCGTCCCGTTACAGCAACTCAAAAAAGGCGAGATAGATATGGCAGAGCTTCGTGCCATTCAGTGGGAGCGCTCTACAGGCTCCAGGGCCTTTAACGCTCGATTTAATAAGGTCAAATATTACCTCCCGCAATATTCGTATATCGGCTGGAACATCAAAAAACCCTTTTTTAGCGATGCCCGCGTAAGGCGTGCCATGTCGATGATGATAGATAAGCAGAAGATCCTCGAAAAACTATCCTTCGGCCTTGGCATTGTCGTTGAGGGGCCTCAATATTATTTCAGCGATTCTTATGGTCACAATATAAAACCCGACCCTTTTGATCCCAAGGCCGCTGCCAAGCTTTTGGACGAGGCCGGCTGGATCGATCACGACGGCGATGGTATTCGCGACAAGGACGGCATCCCCTTCAAGTTCGATTACTGTTATGTGGCCTCTTCTGTTTCTGCGTCGAGGATCGGGACAATGCTTAGAGAAGATCTCTCAAAGACAGGCATCGTTATGAACATGAAGGGGCTCGAGTTCAACGCCCTGATAAAGGTGATAGACGAACGCTCATTTGACGCGATAACGCTTGCGTGGTCGGTCCCCTTTGAGAACGACCCTTATCAGCTGTGGCATTCGTCGCAGATAGAGGACGGCTCCAATTATGTAGGGTTTTCCAATAAAGAGGCCGATGAGGTGATAGAGGCGATACGCGTGGAGTTCGACAAAGAGAAGCGGGATGAACTTTACAAGAGGCTGCAGATGATCCTCCATATTGAGCAACCTTACACTTTTCTGTTCAATCCGGCGACACTTCTTGCCTATTCAAAACGTTTCACAAATGTTAAATTATATAAGGTTGGGGTTGATATAAGGGAGTGGGGAATAGATACCACGGTGGTAAGTGAGTAA
- a CDS encoding TlyA family rRNA (cytidine-2'-O)-methyltransferase: MKKIRIDKLLFEKGLIRSREKAQSLIMAGCVLVNEVPVTKSGQFVNEEAVIRITGQDHPYVGRGGVKLAHALKEFKIDVKDRVCVDVGASTGGFTDCLLQNGAAKVYAIDVGYNQLDWKLRNDPRVVVMEKTNIRKVEQVGRLNKLGVAVIDVSFVSLEKVLPHVDRLLQNDGDIIALIKPQFEAGKGKVGKGGIVRDEKVREECVNKVMEAADGLKWVKNGLTRSPITGADGNVEFLAWWVKR; encoded by the coding sequence ATGAAAAAGATCAGAATAGACAAGCTCCTCTTCGAAAAAGGCCTTATTCGGTCGCGCGAGAAGGCCCAGAGCCTTATTATGGCCGGATGTGTCCTTGTGAACGAGGTCCCTGTCACAAAATCGGGACAGTTTGTAAATGAAGAGGCCGTTATCAGGATCACAGGCCAGGACCATCCCTATGTCGGGCGCGGAGGAGTGAAGCTTGCTCATGCTCTAAAAGAGTTCAAGATAGATGTTAAAGACAGGGTCTGCGTGGATGTCGGGGCATCTACAGGAGGATTCACCGACTGCCTACTTCAGAACGGTGCGGCAAAGGTCTATGCCATCGATGTCGGTTATAACCAGCTCGATTGGAAATTAAGAAATGATCCGCGCGTGGTGGTGATGGAGAAGACGAATATAAGGAAAGTTGAACAAGTTGGCAGGTTGAACAAGTTGGGAGTGGCCGTGATCGACGTTTCCTTCGTCTCGCTCGAAAAGGTCCTGCCGCATGTTGATAGATTGCTCCAAAACGACGGTGACATCATCGCTCTCATAAAGCCGCAGTTTGAGGCGGGCAAAGGCAAGGTGGGAAAAGGTGGAATAGTCAGGGATGAAAAGGTGAGAGAGGAGTGTGTAAATAAGGTCATGGAGGCCGCAGACGGTTTAAAGTGGGTGAAAAATGGTTTGACAAGATCCCCCATAACCGGCGCCGATGGGAACGTGGAATTTCTTGCCTGGTGGGTGAAGAGGTGA
- a CDS encoding oligopeptide transporter, OPT family, which yields MAEEHVGLPENARRELKPGEKYVPMIKSGDDVAEVTFRSVFLGIIMCIIFSAAIAYLTLKIGTGLEAAIPIAILSVGISYMFKRRNTLLENVMIIAIGSTSGIITGGAVFVLPALYVMGLDQYTNTFQLFLIPFLGSVLGVMLLIPLRRYFVADMHGKFPFPEATATAEILVAGRKGGRDALVLVYTMLIGGVYDLFCVSLRAWRETFSTDIIGSCSILTNKFKVVFSNSTGAAITAMGYIIGIRYTLMMATGGILSSFVLVPMIAYFGDLGGGTTFAAMSAGDIYSKYARMIGIGSIFMAGILAIIKFIPIIYKSTVEGLGDVIRSRSKHGGERVAERTERDIPMTLVLFLTIVDLIVIWCYFRYSVLTGQSNPFVLASIGLVSTFLLTFLFNSVSAYAIATISTTPISGMTMLTLLITIIVMAKAGVTGKEGMVAALLVGGVVCTALSMSGSLITQLKISYWFGATPKKVQIANIFGSVIAAAVTASIMVLLAKVYGYAPSPEHPHPLPAPQANAMAAVIGSFMSTGAPWFLYAVGAVIAVLMEMLGVAPLAVGLGLYLPLEINFPLLVGATVSWLVGKTAKKDEVLEARYTERGTLVSSGLVAGGALIGVVTALIRWIEQEKNLHILPDLANDGYWGNWLGLGMVMLLCYYMFWDARRVKK from the coding sequence ATGGCTGAAGAACATGTTGGGTTGCCCGAGAATGCGCGGCGCGAGTTGAAGCCGGGCGAAAAATATGTGCCGATGATCAAAAGCGGCGACGATGTTGCGGAAGTAACGTTCAGATCGGTGTTCTTGGGCATCATAATGTGCATTATCTTTTCTGCGGCCATTGCATATCTGACGCTTAAGATAGGAACGGGGCTCGAGGCGGCGATACCTATCGCGATACTTTCTGTAGGCATTTCTTACATGTTCAAACGCCGGAACACGTTGCTCGAGAACGTGATGATAATAGCCATCGGCTCAACCTCAGGCATAATAACCGGCGGCGCGGTCTTTGTTCTGCCGGCCCTATATGTCATGGGGCTCGACCAATATACAAATACATTTCAGCTGTTTCTGATCCCTTTCTTGGGTTCTGTCCTTGGCGTGATGCTATTGATACCTCTTCGCAGATATTTTGTGGCCGACATGCATGGTAAGTTCCCGTTCCCCGAAGCGACCGCCACGGCAGAGATACTCGTGGCCGGCAGAAAAGGCGGACGCGACGCGCTTGTTCTGGTCTATACAATGTTGATCGGTGGAGTTTATGACCTTTTCTGTGTATCGCTCAGGGCATGGCGCGAGACATTTTCGACCGACATAATAGGTTCTTGCTCTATACTTACGAACAAGTTCAAGGTTGTATTTTCGAATAGCACAGGGGCTGCGATAACCGCAATGGGCTACATTATAGGTATCAGATATACTTTAATGATGGCGACCGGCGGTATCCTTTCGTCGTTCGTGCTGGTCCCCATGATAGCCTATTTCGGCGATCTTGGCGGCGGGACCACCTTTGCCGCAATGAGCGCCGGTGACATATATTCCAAATACGCAAGGATGATAGGTATCGGTTCAATATTCATGGCGGGGATACTGGCCATCATCAAGTTCATCCCCATCATATACAAGTCGACGGTTGAGGGCCTGGGCGATGTTATAAGATCAAGGTCCAAGCATGGCGGTGAACGCGTAGCTGAAAGGACCGAGCGCGACATTCCCATGACGCTTGTCCTTTTCCTGACCATAGTAGACCTTATTGTCATATGGTGCTATTTCAGATATTCGGTCCTGACCGGGCAATCCAACCCGTTCGTTCTTGCTTCTATAGGCCTTGTTTCCACGTTCCTCTTAACCTTCCTCTTCAACAGCGTCTCGGCCTACGCGATAGCGACGATAAGTACGACGCCCATTTCGGGCATGACAATGCTTACTCTTCTTATTACCATCATTGTAATGGCAAAGGCCGGGGTGACGGGCAAAGAGGGGATGGTGGCGGCGTTGCTTGTAGGAGGCGTTGTCTGCACGGCGCTTTCGATGTCGGGTTCTTTAATAACGCAACTTAAAATATCATATTGGTTCGGCGCGACACCTAAGAAGGTTCAGATCGCGAACATATTTGGCTCGGTAATCGCCGCCGCGGTCACGGCATCTATCATGGTCCTTCTCGCAAAGGTCTATGGATACGCCCCGTCTCCGGAACATCCGCATCCTCTGCCGGCACCTCAGGCCAACGCAATGGCGGCCGTTATCGGAAGCTTTATGTCTACAGGCGCACCGTGGTTCCTATATGCGGTGGGCGCGGTGATAGCCGTATTAATGGAAATGCTTGGGGTTGCCCCCTTGGCGGTCGGCCTCGGTCTCTATCTGCCGCTTGAGATCAACTTTCCGCTTTTGGTTGGAGCAACGGTCTCATGGCTTGTTGGAAAGACGGCAAAGAAGGACGAAGTATTAGAGGCAAGATATACTGAGAGGGGAACTCTTGTCTCGTCCGGTCTTGTTGCCGGCGGCGCCTTAATAGGCGTTGTGACAGCGCTTATCAGATGGATAGAGCAGGAGAAGAACTTGCATATCCTGCCCGACCTTGCCAACGACGGATATTGGGGAAACTGGCTGGGACTTGGGATGGTCATGCTCCTTTGTTACTATATGTTCTGGGATGCCAGAAGAGTTAAAAAATAA